The proteins below come from a single Aegilops tauschii subsp. strangulata cultivar AL8/78 chromosome 6, Aet v6.0, whole genome shotgun sequence genomic window:
- the LOC109759858 gene encoding uncharacterized protein, with translation MDVVQTIASAAQLVSAMLSAVGALEQAAADAAEAPRRLQVLEDFVSDLEVLVQQAKQKHAHKMHGPQLERQFESLSRLMDQLRANIIKARRALKKGKGKGLARVVWSSVVGDPLMKYIQLIRDDLNWWLELQRLTDNVGNAIASTAKGTPSLVRVKSEQGYPVSEKCDYVRDILERDDGHRVVLIVGLSGIGKSCLAQQIASQPPGNFVDGAIEVSFGRWCSRAACNGSRTEYHKRLVRKISKLLVQVGSMTVNEGTSKDLEDVCCLLQTVLVGKSMLILLDDVWEQDIVDRFTKLYDNDCRYLVTTRDEAVYEIAEAEKVEISKDDIKKISKGILLYHSLLSAEELPTVADDLLDSCGHHPLTVAVLGKALRKETRMEKWEKAISNLSTYATCAPGPVSYVNEKEVETTLTIFGSFEFSLEAMPENSQRFFMVLAAISWEEPVPEACLESVWSALVQDSLFPIVVSKLVEGSLVIKLEYQSMYHMHDMVSLYLENKANDAAHTLLTDSFPEYAALVAPWLFIFGKETVKGPAEQKMRSFFSLLEFMEIEILLGSTTQALMACKSISEFEASRLGFSKLLGPRIAELISVGSQALIVAVTKAITVVFFQGDYANLAQSIETAGSVNKLICVLRGYEDSSSLANVSAVLAKVSEHVSAKTADEILASIPMDRIAELLSPENEEWHEIVFTTLASLIKVGNLKAVEIMIEAGVDKKLLVLLGCGSEISQHHAIIMLKTFCELGAPLKECMGPGLLIHLPWHARLALERFVLSDQNVASSPKPQYFEVLLHRILQTDSKGIIEAIQGLLPLAERANDPRVQDLLLGSNLCDRLAFLLQRREPENNQVRSQTAFLVMKLACTGAEPYIRRFLELNIVHELIAMMQSSTNDLQDSAYHALHQIVYAKGGSLVLQRFLQLGTIEKLVNLLDRKCVKTKDLTVQLLVDIAAVGTKPCIQRMLSSQVIEKLVSLEKAGGSFSGSVSRYIHGLNMCENIQSAERAVMKQHILRKVRSAVRGHDLETSLIASVEVCVSEGTKAASSSRRNK, from the exons ATGGACGTCGTGCAAACAATCGCCTCGGCCGCGCAGCTGGTGTCTGCAATGTTGTCCGCGGTGGGAGCGCTGGAGCAGGCGGCCGCGGACGCCGCTGAGGCTCCGAGGAGGCTCCAGGTGCTCGAGGATTTCGTGTCGGACCTTGAGGTGTTGGTGCAGCAGGCTAAGCAGAAGCACGCGCACAAGATGCACGGCCCGCAGCTGGAGCGTCAGTTTGAGAGCTTGAGCAGGCTCATGGATCAGCTGCGTGCCAATATCATCAAGGCGAGGCGAGCCTTGAAGAAAGGGAAAGGGAAGGGCTTGGCTAGGGTGGTTTGGAGCTCGGTGGTGGGAGACCCCCTCATGAAGTACATTCAGCTGATCAGAGATGACCTCAACTGGTGGCTGGAATTGCAGAGGTTGACAGATAACGTCGGCAATGCTATAGCGTCTACTGCTAAGGGTACACCATCGTTGGTCAGAGTCAAGTCTGAGCAGGGCTATCCAGTGTCAGAGAAGTGTGACTATGTTAGGGACATTTTGGAGAGAGATGATGGTCATCGAGTTGTCCTGATTGTTGGATTATCTGGTATTGGCAAGTCGTGCCTCGCTCAACAAATTGCTTCTCAGCCGCCTGGTAATTTTGTGGATGGCGCAATTGAGGTTAGTTTTGGCCGGTGGTGCAGTAGAGCAGCTTGTAATGGAAGCAGAACTGAGTACCATAAACGTCTTGTTAGGAAGATAAGCAAATTGCTAGTGCAGGTTGGTTCCATGACTGTCAACGAGGGCACGAGCAAAGATCTTGAAGATGTATGTTGCTTGCTTCAGACCGTGTTGGTTGGAAAGAGTATGTTAATACTCCTCGATGACGTCTGGGAGCAAGACATAGTTGATCGCTTCACCAAGCTATATGATAATGATTGCCGGTATCTTGTGACAACAAGGGATGAAGCTGTTTATGAGATAGCAGAGGCTGAAAAGGTAGAAATATCCAAAGATGACATCAAGAAAATCAGCAAGGGCATTCTTCTCTATCATAGTCTGCTTAGTGCTGAAGAGCTTCCG ACTGTTGCAGACGACTTGCTGGACAGTTGTGGGCACCATCCCCTAACAGTTGCTGTCTTGGGTAAGGCCCTAAGGAAGGAGACCAGAATGGAAAAATGGGAGAAAGCAATATCCAACCTTTCCACATATGCAACTTGTGCACCAGGTCCAGTTTCATATGTGAACGAGAAAGAAGTTGAGACCACCTTGACCATATTTGGATCTTTTGAGTTCAGCTTGGAAGCAATGCCTGAAAATTCACAAAGGTTTTTCATGGTTCTCGCAGCTATTTCATGGGAAGAACCTGTTCCAGAGGCATGCCTTGAATCCGTCTGGTCAGCACTTGTGCAGGACAGTTTATTCCCTATTGTAGTTTCAAAACTAGTAGAAGGCTCACTTGTCATCAAACTGGAATACCAGTCGATGTATCATATGCATGACATGGTTTCTCTCTACCTTGAGAACAAAGCAAATGATGCTGCTCATACTCTTCTGACTGATTCATTTCCTGAGTATGCTGCATTGGTGGCTCCTTGGCTTTTTATTTTTGGCAAAGAGACCGTGAAAGGGCCAGCTGAGCAGAAGATGAGATCATTCTTTTCTTTGCTAGAGTTCATGGAGATTGAAATTTTACTGGGAAGCACCACCCAAGCTCTCATGGCATGCAAATCAATATCTGAATTTGAGGCTAGCAGACTTGGCTTTAGCAAACTGCTTGGACCTCGAATAGCGGAGCTAATTTCTGTTGGGTCACAAGCTCTTATCGTTGCTGTCACCAAAGCTATTACAGTCGTCTTTTTCCAAGGAGACTATGCAAATCTCGCCCAATCTATTGAAACAGCAGGTTCTGTTAATAAATTAATTTGTGTTCTTCGTGGCTATGAGGATTCTTCATCTCTAGCCAACGTTTCTGCTGTTCTTGCCAAGGTATCTGAGCATGTTAGTGCCAAAACTGCCGACGAAATTTTGGCAAGCATTCCCATGGACAGAATTGCAGAACTACTGTCTCCAGAAAATGAGGAGTGGCATGAAATTGTGTTCACAACTCTAGCATCACTGATAAAAGTGGGAAATTTAAAGGCTGTCGAGATAATGATCGAAGCAGGAGTTGACAAGAAGCTCCTTGTACTTTTAGGTTGCGGTTCTGAGATCTCACAGCACCATGCAATTATCATGCTGAAAACTTTCTGCGAGCTTGGTGCACCACTTAAAGAGTGCATGGGGCCTGGACTGTTGATTCATTTGCCATGGCATGCTCGGCTTGCCTTGGAGAGGTTTGTTTTATCTGACCAAAATGTAGCCTCATCACCGAAGCCTCAATATTTTGAGGTGCTTCTTCACAGGATTCTACAGACAGACAGCAAAGGTATCATTGAAGCTATCCAAGGTTTATTACCTCTTGCTGAGAGGGCTAACGATCCTAGGGTGCAAGATCTTCTTTTGGGAAGCAATCTGTGTGATAGGTTGGCATTTCTGCTGCAGCGCAGAGAACCCGAAAACAACCAAGTGAGGTCTCAGACTGCCTTTCTGGTAATGAAATTGGCCTGCACCGGAGCAGAGCCATACATCCGTAGGTTCTTGGAGCTTAATATTGTGCACGAGCTCATTGCCATGATGCAGTCCTCTACCAATGACCTCCAGGATTCAGCATACCATGCTCTCCATCAGATTGTGTATGCAAAGGGAGGATCATTAGTCTTGCAGAGGTTTTTACAACTAGGGACTATAGAAAAATTGGTCAATCTGCTCGACCGTAAGTGCGTCAAGACAAAGGATCTCACGGTGCAACTTCTGGTGGACATTGCGGCGGTCGGAACCAAACCCTGCATACAAAGAATGCTCTCTTCCCAAGTCATCGAGAAACTTGTTTCCCTTGAGAAAGCAGGTGGGTCTTTCAGCGGGTCAGTGTCAAGATATATCCACGGATTGAACATGTGCGAGAATATCCAGTCTGCTGAGAGAGCAGTGATGAAGCAGCATATTTTGAGGAAAGTGAGATCGGCGGTGAGAGGGCATGATCTGGAGACGAGTCTAATTGCTTCTGTGGAGGTCTGCGTTTCTGAAGGCACAAAAGCAGCCAGCAGTAGCAGGAGAAACAAGTAG